The following are from one region of the Phycisphaerae bacterium genome:
- a CDS encoding polysaccharide export protein: MTNVQFNNSARRDTRFGRSVWFSASLLLPLTWFVGCGSDEHKINAFIHDWEASTSGTEYVVQPPDELEITSPTAGEIDGERHVVGADGKISLRLVGQVKVAGLTPVDISRKIENLLATYYHSPTVSVRVIRTSSKRIFVFGQVARGGPFPYSGRDTVLDVLSRAQPTYLAAKEQIKLIRPSHEGTKRHTITIDGYKLMEQGDTSLNMILEEGDVIYVPPTVLAWIGLRVQEVLFPIQPIAQTIITPGQTKVSYDVLYEDRRN, translated from the coding sequence ATGACAAACGTGCAATTCAACAACTCGGCGCGGCGGGACACTCGATTCGGTCGATCGGTATGGTTTTCGGCCTCGTTGCTCCTGCCGCTCACCTGGTTTGTGGGCTGCGGCTCTGACGAGCACAAAATCAATGCCTTTATCCATGACTGGGAGGCATCGACGTCGGGAACCGAGTATGTGGTTCAGCCGCCGGATGAACTTGAGATTACTTCGCCGACCGCCGGAGAAATTGACGGGGAGCGACATGTCGTCGGCGCGGATGGGAAGATCTCGTTGAGGCTCGTCGGGCAGGTGAAGGTCGCCGGTCTGACACCGGTGGACATCTCTCGAAAAATTGAGAATCTGCTGGCGACCTACTATCACTCACCCACCGTGAGCGTGCGCGTCATTCGAACATCGAGCAAGCGAATTTTCGTATTTGGTCAGGTCGCGCGAGGCGGCCCCTTCCCGTACAGCGGCCGTGACACCGTGCTGGATGTGTTATCGCGTGCCCAGCCGACCTACCTGGCTGCGAAGGAGCAGATCAAACTGATCCGGCCAAGTCACGAGGGCACGAAGCGCCACACGATCACGATCGACGGCTACAAGCTGATGGAGCAGGGTGACACGTCGTTGAACATGATTCTCGAAGAGGGCGATGTCATTTATGTGCCACCGACCGTGCTGGCGTGGATTGGTCTGCGTGTGCAGGAGGTGCTGTTCCCGATTCAGCCGATTGCACAGACGATCATCACGCCGGGCCAGACCAAGGTGTCGTACGACGTTCTCTATGAGGACCGACGGAACTGA
- a CDS encoding AAA family ATPase codes for MYFEYFGLTTSPFNNTPDPRFFYNTPDHEEALASLLYAVEERKGFVLVSGEVGAGKTLLSRMVLNRVDANVKTALITHTRLNGPELLDAICREFEIDVQHSATSAQYMRALEDFLLEQYARNRLAVVIIDEAQNLPIEALEELRMLGNLEADDAKLLQVLLLGQPELQETFRRPELRQTYQRIFRTFHLRALNRDQTRQYVEHRLRVAGLNEKQTIFEPAAYEAIYLHSDGVPRLINQLCDNALLAAYSESAKVVTSKLVQDVIDQMMSLTTSRSSAAGLQHTEHAASAAMKTVIPGIGQSGMKEQLIRQAEHVRSLDEKLAAIEGKIRASSRRGGSGIESSEGAANSPERMEATRIRNEAVELLKNVTRSIREADDRMRQALTRAESAAESADGHVKSIRTSEETAAHDHKSAIARFQSEIQTAMETAQGLRAEADAIPRRIAQSQAAFEQQLQETLDKAAGTTAQFVEEARSLVATTRDETADMQNRLAALIRNFENKITAADERAVEMEQRHQSEISTLRSAFEEAIAAARERNSKLDAEQEEIRTLLKKQAWEVVEQIQAARDRTTARAESAAAEAEQFSNELRTRVDTVQNRIADLSIAAEERIKSAATGLTVVRDQLVAEAEGNRVRATQLLKQADELLTSTRQQCISLLGEMRARADAQTKKAEEILQSRVADGIATLGEITTKLADARQAADQSREQLQSILQHATGELASVQESLDSTLVRNRSEIARLSSDAAAIKVDFQTRFEDARAALDSAIAEHRKTAVQRADELVNAIDLRIDNAHTDAEARVRALQAELNIASQSAARISSELENAVTLADARVRECQARFAQEVGAAQKEVASLVERNRAAVEGTRAQVASLSRQADETTSTMRNEIGLLKEAARSRLDTAARDFETLLADSSQKLLDIHQQADSAAVEIAERLLVSRDEAERSVTDSERATSALRQQTRDGLAEVRECLLQMTERADRLRREMLVVSDDIAASAKSQAELIQRTGEHVTGQISGLREQVQHDADANFKRLALIRQQVEESGERMRHNAAKLLDQVQCGAAALRGHADELLARAHSGAETLNESASRLLLQAQTAAEGFRTQAESLLHKAESTTAAVRDEVQSLRTRITSETDQMRQQLAAARIDLAEARESVEQLSSKSVASHQNAQTQAEELIRQAQAAQARSETLLSMPRELVDEARRQAEALTSMSRKISTIVKQLATTEARAEQNKSALDEAASRADDKVDLLKRHTERLGQLVGIIRQLYGTMDARIERLRGRLGQVDDIVRTVPHEIESLRAALDASDGTFDRETPGARMRQAPAANVNSPRNRPPRPNSRSESGAATSAVVDRGTRTQADRISVRAADKVGSRSIGNRNSSILDVVDEPADELRTEPAADHAGQPGAAPSASMHSKLTATAGSLGQLVQNSQKINNWLKEMIGEEALIKHIPKAGS; via the coding sequence ATGTATTTTGAGTACTTCGGGCTGACGACGTCCCCGTTCAACAACACGCCCGACCCGCGATTCTTCTACAACACGCCGGATCACGAGGAAGCGCTGGCATCGCTTCTTTATGCGGTTGAGGAACGCAAGGGTTTCGTCCTGGTCTCCGGCGAAGTCGGCGCGGGAAAAACGCTGTTGAGTCGAATGGTGCTCAATCGCGTCGATGCGAACGTAAAGACGGCTTTGATCACCCACACGCGACTCAACGGTCCCGAACTCCTAGACGCAATTTGCCGGGAGTTCGAGATTGACGTGCAGCACTCCGCCACTTCCGCGCAATATATGCGGGCGCTCGAGGACTTCCTCCTCGAACAATACGCAAGAAACCGACTCGCAGTGGTCATCATTGACGAAGCGCAGAATCTGCCGATTGAGGCTCTGGAAGAGCTGCGCATGCTCGGCAATCTCGAAGCCGATGACGCCAAGCTGCTCCAGGTACTTCTGCTCGGCCAGCCCGAATTGCAGGAAACATTTCGGCGCCCTGAGCTTCGTCAGACCTATCAGCGGATCTTCCGTACCTTTCATCTTCGCGCGCTGAATCGCGATCAAACGCGACAATACGTCGAACATCGGCTTCGCGTCGCCGGCCTCAACGAAAAGCAGACCATCTTCGAGCCGGCCGCTTACGAAGCGATCTACCTGCACTCAGACGGCGTGCCACGTCTGATCAACCAGCTTTGCGACAACGCTTTACTTGCCGCCTATTCAGAATCCGCGAAGGTGGTGACTTCGAAACTGGTACAGGATGTGATCGACCAGATGATGTCGCTCACGACCAGCCGCTCATCAGCCGCAGGACTTCAGCATACAGAACATGCCGCATCCGCCGCGATGAAAACCGTCATTCCGGGTATCGGGCAATCCGGAATGAAGGAACAACTGATCCGCCAGGCCGAACACGTACGATCGCTCGACGAAAAACTCGCCGCAATCGAAGGCAAAATCCGCGCGAGTTCCCGACGCGGCGGTTCTGGTATTGAATCATCGGAAGGCGCAGCAAACTCTCCGGAACGCATGGAAGCGACGCGAATTCGCAACGAAGCCGTCGAACTGCTCAAGAATGTCACTCGCTCCATTCGCGAAGCCGACGATCGAATGCGACAGGCGCTCACCCGCGCCGAGAGCGCAGCCGAATCCGCTGACGGCCACGTCAAATCAATCCGCACGTCGGAGGAAACGGCGGCCCATGACCACAAGTCCGCAATTGCCCGCTTTCAAAGCGAGATTCAAACCGCGATGGAGACCGCCCAGGGGCTCCGCGCCGAAGCCGATGCGATCCCCCGAAGAATCGCCCAGTCCCAGGCGGCGTTTGAACAGCAGCTTCAAGAAACGCTCGACAAGGCCGCCGGCACGACCGCTCAGTTCGTGGAAGAGGCGAGGTCGTTGGTCGCCACGACTCGCGACGAGACGGCCGACATGCAAAATCGGCTTGCAGCCCTGATCCGGAACTTCGAAAACAAAATCACGGCGGCCGATGAGCGAGCCGTTGAAATGGAACAGCGGCATCAATCGGAGATCAGCACGCTGCGGTCCGCGTTTGAAGAAGCAATTGCGGCCGCACGCGAACGAAACTCAAAACTGGATGCCGAACAGGAAGAGATTCGAACGCTGCTCAAGAAGCAGGCATGGGAGGTGGTCGAGCAGATTCAGGCGGCTCGCGATCGCACCACTGCCCGTGCCGAATCGGCGGCCGCCGAAGCCGAGCAATTCTCCAACGAACTGCGCACGCGCGTCGATACGGTTCAAAATCGAATCGCCGATCTGTCGATCGCCGCGGAAGAACGAATCAAGAGTGCCGCGACCGGCTTGACAGTCGTTCGAGATCAACTCGTCGCCGAGGCGGAGGGCAATCGCGTGCGTGCCACGCAGTTGCTCAAACAGGCCGACGAATTGCTCACATCCACTCGACAGCAGTGCATCAGCCTCCTTGGTGAAATGCGAGCCCGTGCCGATGCACAAACCAAAAAAGCGGAAGAAATTCTCCAATCCCGCGTGGCGGACGGCATCGCCACGCTCGGAGAAATCACCACGAAGCTGGCCGACGCCCGACAGGCCGCCGATCAGTCTCGCGAACAGCTTCAATCCATACTGCAACATGCCACAGGCGAACTGGCCTCGGTGCAGGAATCGCTCGACTCCACTCTGGTCCGAAATCGCTCGGAGATCGCGCGACTCTCCAGCGATGCCGCGGCCATCAAGGTCGATTTCCAGACGCGCTTCGAGGACGCGCGGGCGGCACTGGATTCAGCAATTGCCGAACACCGGAAGACCGCCGTGCAGCGGGCCGATGAACTGGTCAATGCGATTGACCTTCGCATTGACAATGCACACACCGACGCCGAAGCGCGCGTCCGCGCCCTGCAAGCCGAACTCAACATCGCAAGCCAGTCAGCCGCTCGCATTTCCAGCGAGCTGGAAAACGCCGTCACTCTCGCCGATGCCCGTGTGCGCGAGTGCCAGGCCCGTTTCGCCCAGGAAGTCGGCGCCGCACAGAAGGAAGTCGCGTCGCTGGTCGAGCGTAATCGAGCCGCGGTCGAAGGGACTCGCGCACAGGTCGCGTCCCTCAGCCGGCAGGCTGACGAAACAACTTCCACGATGCGCAACGAGATCGGCCTGCTCAAGGAAGCCGCGAGATCCAGATTGGACACCGCCGCCCGCGACTTTGAGACACTGCTTGCTGATTCGTCGCAGAAGCTCCTCGACATCCATCAACAGGCGGATTCCGCTGCGGTGGAAATCGCCGAACGCCTGCTTGTTTCACGCGATGAGGCGGAAAGATCCGTCACAGATTCGGAACGCGCGACCTCGGCACTGCGCCAGCAAACCAGGGATGGACTGGCGGAAGTACGTGAATGCCTCCTGCAGATGACCGAAAGAGCGGATCGTTTGCGGCGCGAAATGCTCGTCGTCAGTGACGACATCGCGGCATCGGCGAAATCGCAGGCCGAGTTGATCCAGCGAACCGGAGAGCACGTCACAGGCCAGATCAGCGGCCTCCGCGAACAGGTGCAGCATGACGCAGACGCGAACTTCAAGCGGCTCGCTCTGATCCGACAGCAGGTCGAGGAAAGCGGCGAGAGGATGCGACACAATGCCGCCAAGCTGCTCGACCAGGTGCAGTGCGGCGCAGCCGCCCTCCGCGGACACGCCGATGAGCTGCTCGCCAGGGCGCACTCCGGCGCCGAAACGCTGAATGAATCCGCGTCCCGGTTGCTGCTTCAGGCACAGACCGCCGCCGAGGGCTTTCGCACGCAGGCCGAGTCCCTGCTTCACAAGGCAGAATCAACCACCGCCGCAGTTCGAGACGAAGTGCAATCACTCCGCACGCGAATCACATCCGAGACCGATCAGATGCGCCAGCAGCTCGCGGCCGCACGGATTGATCTCGCTGAAGCCAGGGAATCGGTCGAACAGCTCTCCTCGAAGTCGGTCGCATCACATCAGAACGCGCAGACACAGGCCGAGGAACTCATCCGGCAGGCTCAGGCCGCACAAGCCAGGTCTGAGACATTGCTCTCCATGCCCCGGGAACTGGTGGACGAGGCACGCCGACAGGCCGAGGCACTGACCTCCATGTCACGCAAGATTTCAACCATTGTCAAACAACTCGCCACCACCGAGGCTCGAGCCGAACAGAACAAGTCCGCGTTGGATGAAGCCGCATCCAGGGCCGACGACAAGGTCGATCTGCTGAAGCGGCATACCGAGCGTCTCGGCCAACTCGTTGGCATCATTCGTCAGCTCTACGGCACGATGGATGCCCGGATTGAACGCCTTCGCGGCCGACTCGGTCAGGTCGATGACATAGTCCGAACCGTACCCCATGAAATTGAATCGCTTCGCGCCGCGCTCGATGCAAGCGACGGAACCTTCGATCGCGAGACGCCCGGCGCCCGAATGCGGCAGGCTCCGGCCGCGAATGTAAACAGCCCCAGGAACCGGCCGCCCCGCCCGAATTCACGATCCGAAAGCGGTGCAGCGACCAGCGCCGTCGTCGATCGCGGCACCAGGACGCAGGCCGACCGCATCAGCGTGCGCGCAGCCGACAAGGTAGGATCGCGGTCGATTGGCAATCGGAATTCATCAATCCTCGATGTGGTCGACGAGCCGGCCGATGAATTGAGAACCGAGCCGGCGGCCGACCATGCCGGGCAACCGGGAGCAGCCCCGTCGGCATCGATGCACTCGAAACTGACTGCGACGGCAGGCTCGCTCGGACAACTCGTTCAGAATAGCCAGAAGATCAACAACTGGTTGAAGGAAATGATCGGCGAAGAGGCGCTGATCAAGCACATTCCGAAAGCGGGTTCATAG
- a CDS encoding CpsD/CapB family tyrosine-protein kinase, with protein sequence MGRIADAIKKAKDERERRQRTADAIVNMPGAAPAMESLTSNSDAANEPPLSGSAPNSGSTPIPGATEAERFAIGSSAVWDVHPTVVAVMERSSIITEQYRAARTWLLRRYSPSKMNCVAITSSLPREGKSVTTANLAAVMAEVRHMNVLAMDCDFRQCSMAKLFKMPNSPGLSDVLSGRATLNDAIQRTPLGNLYILTGGGSRDVNSTELLASRSAAKVFDEIRERFHYTLVDTPPVQCLSDVGVIGALCSGIVMVVRMNKTASHVVRQSLHRLQANNLPVLGCIAADCSVKGARYEYDGKDHN encoded by the coding sequence ATGGGTCGTATCGCGGACGCAATCAAGAAGGCGAAGGACGAGCGCGAGCGGAGGCAGCGGACAGCCGACGCGATCGTGAACATGCCTGGCGCGGCTCCTGCGATGGAGTCGCTCACATCCAACAGCGATGCAGCGAATGAGCCGCCACTTTCCGGCTCGGCGCCGAATTCGGGGAGCACTCCGATTCCGGGCGCAACCGAGGCGGAGAGGTTCGCAATCGGATCCTCCGCGGTCTGGGACGTTCATCCGACGGTGGTCGCGGTGATGGAACGATCGTCGATCATCACTGAACAATATCGCGCGGCGAGGACGTGGCTGTTGCGTCGCTATTCACCGAGCAAAATGAACTGCGTCGCGATCACCAGCAGCCTTCCGCGAGAGGGCAAGAGCGTGACGACGGCAAATCTTGCCGCCGTGATGGCTGAAGTGCGACATATGAACGTGCTGGCGATGGACTGCGATTTCAGGCAGTGCAGCATGGCGAAATTGTTCAAGATGCCCAATTCGCCGGGCTTGTCGGACGTGCTGTCCGGCCGGGCCACGCTCAACGATGCGATTCAGCGTACGCCCTTGGGCAATCTCTACATTCTGACCGGTGGCGGGAGCCGTGACGTCAATTCGACCGAGCTGCTGGCATCGCGGTCCGCGGCGAAGGTGTTTGATGAGATCCGCGAGAGGTTTCATTATACGTTGGTCGATACACCTCCTGTGCAATGCCTTTCGGACGTCGGCGTCATCGGCGCGCTATGCTCGGGCATTGTGATGGTGGTCCGGATGAACAAGACGGCATCGCACGTCGTGCGTCAATCGCTTCACCGGCTGCAGGCGAACAATCTTCCGGTTCTGGGCTGCATCGCCGCGGATTGCAGCGTGAAGGGCGCCCGCTACGAATACGATGGAAAAGATCACAATTGA